GTGCTTGATGTTTTTCGTCTTCTTCCTGTCACGCTCGGGCTCCTTTAATGCCTTGATGACTAAGGCGGCAGCGGAGGGTACAACAGTGACTTTAGCCTGTCTGTTTTGTACGGTAAGCTTGACGGTGACGCGGAGACCTTTCCAATCCTTGGCCGTCTCCTTCGCAATGTCTTCACCGATTTTCTTTGGAGAGAGCCCAAGGGGACCGATTTTAGGAGCAAGGGAACTAGCGGCGCCGACTTCTCCACCGGTGACGCGGACAAATACGTCGACAACCTGCGACGGATCAAACTTTGGAGGCATTGTTCGACTAAATGGAGCGTAGTT
Above is a genomic segment from Primulina huaijiensis isolate GDHJ02 unplaced genomic scaffold, ASM1229523v2 scaffold204061, whole genome shotgun sequence containing:
- the LOC140966285 gene encoding large ribosomal subunit protein uL11 — translated: MPPKFDPSQVVDVFVRVTGGEVGAASSLAPKIGPLGLSPKKIGEDIAKETAKDWKGLRVTVKLTVQNRQAKVTVVPSAAALVIKALKEPERDRKKTKNI